The Dyadobacter sp. 676 DNA window AGTTGCCTTATGTGGTGACCGAAATGCTCGATTTCGACCAGCTCGTGGGCGAAGCGCTCCGTTTTGCGGATTCCAATGGTGAAACACTGGTAATCGTCACCGCCGACCACGAAACCGGAGGCCTGACGCTGCTCGACGGCAACCTGAAATCGGGATATGTCGATGGCCAGTTCAGCACCGGCGACCACACGGGCATCATGGTACCTGTATTCGCCTATGGCCCGCATTCACTGGATTTCAGGGGTGTTTACGAGAATACCGACATTTACCAGAAAATGAAACGGGTGTTGGAGTAGGGGGAAAGGGAGGAAGGAGGAAAGGGACATTCCTTCCTTCCTCCACCGTCCCTTCCTCCTTCTTCCCATTCCCCTTCCTCGGTCCTCCCTTTCCTCCTCCTTCAAAAATATCAACATTTTATAACCGTATTTTCCTATTTGATCCGTTTTGATGTTACATTTGTGCGAATCTGCCGTGTATTCCATTGAAGATAGATGCGTTACATAACGAAACGGAATTGCTGACTGAAATCGCGGCCGGCAGCGAAAAGGCATTTGCCACTCTGTTTCACTGGTACCGCGACAAGGTTTATTCCGCCGCATTCCGGCTCACACATTCCAGTTTCCTGGCCGAAGAGGTAGTTCAGGACATTTTTCTGAAATTGTGGGTAAAAAGAGAAAGTCTGACGGCAATCGCGGGCTTCGAGGATTACCTGTTCATCATGACGCGCAACCACGTCTTTTCGACCTTGAAACGAATGGCACGCCAGCAGCAGCTCGTGGATGATCTTCAACTGGAACTGCCCACTGCCGAGAACACTACCTATAACCGCATGATCGACCTGGAAATCGAGGAGATCGTCCACCAGGCGGTGGAACTGTTGCCGGCCCAGCAAAAGCAGATATACCTTATGAGTAAGGAACAGGAGTTGAAGCGGGACGAGATCGCTAAAATGCTCCGTATTTCTTCCGAAACAGTCAAGACGCACCTCGCACGCGCGTTGCGGCACATACGGGCGTACAGCAAGTTGAAGCTGGAAATTACCATTTCGTGGCTGCTGTTTTTCCTGGTAAAATAATTTTTAAACTTTTTTTATCCCGTTGTCACCCGAAAATGTCCTGCGGAAGTCTTTATGGCTGACGGTCGGTAAGAGCCGTCCGTAATCCTGACTTATATGGAAAACCAGCGGCTGGATGAATTGTTTTTCCGGTATTGTGAGAAAAAAATAACCGACGAGGAGCGGGAGGAGCTCATGGCGATGCTGCTTTCGGACGAGAACCGTGAGCAGATCAACGGTTTGATCGACCAGTTCATCCGTCGCGACGGCACGCTGCATACGTTGTCGGATGAAACAGCCGAGGATATTCTGAGTTCCATTTTTTCGGCCACGGGGCGGTGCGATGGGGAAAATGCGGCGGGAACGGCACCCCACGTCGAGTGGGTGGCCGTGGGTGAGCCTGGTGACGACAACGGGCGGCCGTTGTGGATTTTAAAGCTGGCGGCGGCTTCGGTGGTGTTGTTTCTCACGTACGCCGGATATCGGTGGTTCAACGGCGGGACTGAGAAGAAACCCGTCGCAATGCTGCACAGCGTTTACGGCGACGACGCGCCTGCTGGTGGAAACAAGGCTAGTTTAACCCTTGCCGACGGGCAAACCTACGATTTAACCACCATTACCGAAGGCAATCTCTCGGGACAGCCGGGCACGACGATCGACAAGTCGAAGGGTGAGATTATTTACGGGAAAAATGCGGCCTCTGACGGCGCGATAGCCTACAATGTGCTTCGGACGCCTCTGGGCGGGCAATATAAAATCGTATTGCCGGACGGCTCTCGGGCGTGGCTGAATGCCGGTTCAAGTTTGAAATACCCTACCACATTTACCGCGAACCAGCGTAGTGTGGAAATGACGGGCGAAGTTTATTTTGAAATAGAACCCGACAAAACGAGGCCGTTCCTGGTGCGGGTGCTGGACAAGAATGTGAAAGGCAAGGACATGGAAATCACCGTGCTTGGTACACATTTCAATATCAGCTCCTACGGCGACGAGCCTACCATGCAGACCACCCTGCTCGAAGGCTCGGTACGGGTGAAAAAGGATGCAGTTACCAAAGTGCTTACGCCCGGGCAGCAGGCACGTGTGACAACAGACGGGACCGCGCCCGACATATCGGTCAAAACGGTCGATACGGAAAGTGTCGTGGCCTGGAAAGAAGGGCGCTTCGAATTCAACGGTAACATCCGGGAGATTATGCGGCAGATTTCCCGCTGGTATGACCTGGATGTGCGCTACGAGGGAAATGTGGAACGAAAATCGTTTGCCGGAACGATCTCCCGCAAGAATAATGTGTCGGAGGTGCTGAAAATGCTCGAAATGACGGGCGGGATCCAGTTCCGGATCGAAGACAGGAAAATTACCGTGAAAAATACAGATTGAATACCTTTAACTTAAACCTTATCCTGCCATGAACCCGCCGAATTCCTCCTGAATAGCGTATGGAAAAGGATAACAGGGAAAATGACCGGATGCGTTGCGACCGCACCCGGCCCGACCTGGTTAATCCTGAGATCATTGGACAACGATACATTCACTTTAACCAAGCATACAAAACTATGAAATTTGTATACAAGGGCAAAACTGTCCTGTGGGGAGCGTATATACGACTCCGTTCCCGATGGGAGGCGTATGCCGTAAAACACCGATCCGACTTTGGTAAAGTCCTCCTGACGATGAAATTGACCGTGTTGATATGCCTGATTGGTACATTGCAGGTGCTGGCCGAAGATACATTTGCCCAGCAGGTATCGATCAAAAAGAAGGATGCAACTTTGCTGGAAGTGCTCAGGTCCGTACGGAAACAGACGGGCTACCTGTTCATTTGCGACCTGGGAATGCTCGATGAGGCCGGGAAGGTCGATATTAATGTGACCAATGCACCCTTGAAAGAGGTGCTTGACGCCTGTTTTGCGGGACAGCCATTGACCTATAACATCGTCGACAAGACGATAATAGTAAAAAAAGGCGCGAACCGGTGAAGAAACCGAGGGAGCAGGCCAGCCTGAAAGAGCCGTTTTCATTCACTTCCGACCCGGTTTTGAAAGAGCGGATGACCGAGTTGATGCAAAACAAAGTGAACCTGCAAACTATTTTCGATATCAGCGTGAGTGGCAGGGTGACCGACGAAAAAGGCGAGCCGCTGGCGGGTGTGAACGTGATCCAGAAGGGTACGCAGCGCGGTACTTCCACCAATGAGCAGGGGATATTCAATATCGATATCACCGACGCCGATGCTGTGCTGACATTCTCTTTTGTCGGTTTTATGTCCCAGGAAGTGATCGTAGGCCGCCGGAGCCAGATCGACGTGACTCTGAAAGTCGATAACAAAGCCCTGGAAGAGGTTGTGGTCGTGGGTTATGGTACCCAGAAGCGCTCCGACCTGACGGGCTCAGTATCGTCCGTGAAATCGGAGGAAATCAAGAACCTGCCCGTGCGCAGCGTGAACGAGGCGTTGCAGGGGCGTGCGGCGGGCGTACAGGTGACCCGCTCGGATGGTTCGCCCGGGGGCGGTTCGGACATCGTCATCCGCGGCGTGGGTTCGATCGGCGGTATGGCACCGCTCTACATAGTGGACGGTATCCGTATGTCGGCCGGTAACAACTTCAACTTGCAGGACGTGGAATCTATTGAAATCCTGAAAGATGCGAGCGCGGCGGCCATTTACGGCGCGCAGGCGGCCGGGGGCGTGGTGCTCGTTACCACCAAACGTGGTGTGGCCGGTTCCGATAAAATGAATATCAATTTCAATGCCTATTATGGGGTACGCAAGCCGGTGAACCTGTATTCGATGCTGAATACGCCGGATTATATCAAAGCGAAAGCGGCATTCGGCGTTAATACCGGCGGCTGGGGCGATCCGGCGACGTTGCCGGATAACGACTGGGTCGACCAGATTTACCGGACCGGCAGCGACCAGAGCTATTCGCTTTCCCTGTCCGGCGCGACTGCCAAGACCAACTATTATCTTTCGGCCAACTACCAGCGGGAGGGCGGTACCATCATCGATAACTGGTTCGAACGCTACGGCATCCGCTCGAATGCCGATTTCAAGATCAATAACCGCTTGAAAGTGGGGGAAACGCTCTATGGCTGGCGCACAGGCAACAACCCCGTGCAAACCAGTACATTCCCCTTCCGCTCGGCCCCGCTGATTCCCGTTTACGACCCTGCCAATCCGGTAGGAGGCTGGGCGAAAACCGGCACATTTTTCACCGGCCCGAATCTGGTGGGCAATGAATATATCAACCATGCCAAAAACATCCAGTATGCGCTGGAAGGGAATGTTTACCTGGACTGGGAGATACTGAAAGGGCTCAATTTCCGCTCTACTTTCGGGGCTTCCATTTACAGCGGCGCCAACTACAAGTTTACCGAAGCCTATGATTTCGGAACGCTTAAAAATATCAACGCATTCCTGAGCCGCGACCTCAACAACTCCCGGAACCTTACCGCGAACTTCGTTTTGACTTACAACAAAATGTTCGGACGTCACGAAATCAAGGCGATGGCGGGATACGAGGCTTATCAATCCGATCTGAGCAACCTACATGGCGAGGCGCAGGGTTTTCAGGTGATTACCTATAACCTGGGAATGACCACCAACCCGAGCACTTACAAGGCGAGCGGGGGAGAGTTTCCGCAAACGCGCCTGCTTTCCCAGTTCGGCAGGATTAACTATACATTTGCGGACAAATACCTGTTTACCGCCAACGTCCGCCGCGACGGTTCCGACCGCTTCGGTCCGGCCAACAAATGGGGCGTTTTCCCGTCTTTCTCGGTAGGCTGGAAAATGAGTGAGGAAGCGTTTGTACGCGATAATTTCTCACAGGTTTCCAACCTGAAATTACGCGCTAGCTATGGTAAACTGGGCAGCACGAGCAGCATTCCGCAATACACCTACCAGGCGTCGTTCGGCGGAAACGGCGGTACGAACATTCTCGGATTGCCCAACGGCGACCGTTCGAAAGGTTATGCCCTCACAGCCCAGTTGCCCAACCAGAACATCAAATGGGAGCAGGTGAACCAGACGGACATCGGTTTGGACATCGGTTTATTTAAAAATGCCTTGAATATCACCGCCGACTGGTACAGCCGCCAGACACAGGACATGATTTACCAGGTGCCCGTGCCGGTTTCGGCGGGTTTCTACGGGACAAGCGGCGTGTTCACCAATATCGGGCAGATGAGCAACAAGGGCATAGAGCTGGCGGTGGATTACCGGGGCAAGGCAAAGGATTTTACCTATTCCGTCAGCGCCAATGCGGCTTTTAACAAAAACCTGGTAAAGCAGTTGAGCGGAACGAACAATAACCCGATTAACGACGGTCCGGCGGGAGATTACCTTGAAAGTACCGTTGCGCGCACCCAGGCGGGTAAGCCGCTGAGCCAGTTTTACGGTTATATCGTGGACGGCCTCTTCCAGACCGATTCCGAAGTGGCCGCATTGAACCAGAGCGCCCGGGAGGCTGCCGCGGCGGCGGGTAAGCCCACCACCGGCGTGTTCTACCAGAATGCGGGTACCGGGGCTGGTGACCTCAAATTCCGCGATGTGAACGGCGACGGCCGCATTACGATCGACGACAAGACGTACATCGGCAACCCCTGGCCGAAGATCACATATGGATTTTCGCTCAACCTTGGCTGGAAAGGCATCGATTTACAGGCGATGTTCCAGGGCGTTCAAGGGGTGGATGTTTTTAATGGAAACAAATACTACACCCAGTTCTTCGTAGGAGATTACAATACCACGCGCGACATTTTCAACACGTCGTTCTTCAATGGAAACGGATTGACAGACCAGCCGCGGGTAGGCACAACCGATGCGTCGGGCAACTATGTCCGCGACCCGAACTCGAATTACACCCGCATCTCTTCCTTCGTGGTTGAAAACGGCTCGTTCCTGAAACTGCGTAACCTGCAAGTGGGCTACACATTGCCTTCGTCGCTTGTGAAGCAATGGAAAATGACAGGTTTGAGGATCTATTTCCAGGCGCAGAACCTGCTCACTTTTACCGGCTATTCGGGCCTGGACCCGGAAGTGCTTGGCCGGAACGGTACCACCGCGCGGGGGCTGGACACGATTTATTCCTATCCGCGCACAAGACTGGTCTCGATGGGTATCGATCTGAATTTCTAAACGACTTTAACAGCTATTAAGGCTATGAAAATATTTCACAAACTTCTGCTGCTGGTGGTGATGTCGGGAATGTTTGCTTGCAGCGACGACTTCGTCGATGTCGAAAACCCCGGCGCGCTTCCGCCTTCGAAATATCCGGCTTCTGTGGCCGATCTGGAGCAATTGCTGACGGGCGTGTATGCCACACAACATGCCAACGGCCTGTACGGGCACACGATGCTTGGCAAAAACACCTGGCTTTGGGACCACACGCTCGACCTGAGCTGGCAGGGAACGCCTACGTGGATCCAAATGGGCCAGAACAATTCACAACCTAACGACAGCTTCCTGTACGACACCTGGCGGGAGCTCTGGCGCGGCGTGCAACGCAGCAACACACTGCTGGCCTCCATTGAAACCTACCGCCAGAAAGCGCCCAACGATGCCGCAGCGATAGACCGGATCAAAGGACAGGCGCTGTTCCTGCGCGCATGGTACTATTTTCACCTGGTGTCGTTCTGGGGCGAAGGTTTCAATGCAGCTACCGAAGGGGCGAAAATGGGCGTTCCGATTATTACCGAAGTGGCCTCGGGCCTCGAACAAACACAGGTTCCGCGCAAGACGGTGAAGGAAGGATGGGACTTTATAATCGGAGACCTCAAAACCGCCGAGGGCTTGCTGAACGGCGTGACCTGGACCGGCGCCACCGACAAGTACAAAGTGTCCGGCTGGGCAGTGAAAGCCTTTTTGGGTAAAATCTACGCCTACCAGGCAGATTGGACAAACGCGAAGACATACCTGGCCGACGTGGTGACAAACAGCGGCAAATCGCTCGTAACATTCGATGTCTACAAGGACATGTTCAATGGTAAAAATGAATTTACCACCGAATCGCTTTTTGAACTGAACCTGAATGTGGACATGACCGCCCGCGGCGGCGACGATCAGTCGATGGGTTCGAGCGTCGGGATGGTGATCGCCCCAACGTACGTAAGCGACAATGGAGGGCAGGCGGCTTCGGCCTGGTCCAATGTGTTTCCGCATGCAAAGAACATTGCCCGCTTCGGTTTCAATGAAGGCCATTATTTCAAACCCGGTACAACCAGCGCCAATATCGCCAATGTCGATCCCGCCTACATTACCCGCTCGCTGGAAGCGCGTAAAAAGCAGACGGTCGACCCGCGCCTGTGGGTGGCTTGCTACCAGCCTTATGTAGATTCAATGGTCGTTAACGGCCGCAAACGCCCGATTTCGCATTATCTCGACATTACCGAGCTCGACATGGAAGCCTGGAGTTTCCGCAAATTCACAAACCCGAACGGCACGGAAGCGGAGATCAATATGTCGAGCGGGGCTAATTTCCCCTGGCTGAGACTGGCGGATATTTACCTGCTTTACGCCGAAACGCTTACACATTCGGGCGACAACGCGCGTGCACTGGAATACATCAATAAGGTCAAGAGGCGTGCTTACGGCCTGCCTGTCGACGCGCCGTCGGCGGTGGATTACAAGACCCTCTCGGATCAGACCAAGGCCGGCGACCCGGTACTGAAAAACGATCCGCTCAAATACGAGCGCTGGGCCGAACTCTTCGCAGAAGGGCATTGGTGGCTCGATGTCCGCCGATGGCAGATCGGCGACAAGGAAGCGGCCTACTATCAGCGCATTCGCGGCGGGGCCATTCAATGGGACCCTACCGACTATGCCCAGCCGATCCCGATCAACGAGATCACGGCAAACGTGAATATGCGACAGAACCCGGGATATTGACAGATGTGATGACGATGGCGTTCATGCATTCGAATCAACCGAAAAACGTCGGTTCGCCAGGACGATCCTTGCCCGCCCTGGCGATTCTGGCGGTATTAATGCCGCTGGTGGGGCTCGTCGGTTCGCACTACGACGACCGTAATGCCGATTGGGTCGCTTACGGAGGCAACAAGGCCGGGAACCGTTATTCACCTTTGACGCAGATTAATCTAAGCAACGTCGGCCGGCTGAAAGTCGCCTGGGAATATGACGCCGCCAGGCTTGCTCCGGGCCTGGAAGCCCCGCGGCGGCCGCTCGAAATCCAGTGCCAGCCCATTATCGTCGGCGGTATCCTTTACGGGACTACGCCGCACCTGAGCCTTTTCGCCCTCAAAGCCGATACCGGCGAGGAGCTTTGGCGTTTCGATCCGTTCACCGGCGCCACGCCGCGTTTTCATGTAAACCGCGGAGTAATGTTCTGGCAGGACGGGCACGACAAAAGGGTGCTTTACACCGCAGGAAACCACCTTTTTGCCGTCAATGCGGCCACAGGACAGTTGATAACCGGCTTCGGCGACGGTGGGAAGGTCGATCTGAGCGAAGGCGTGACCGGCCGGCCGGGACGTGAAAACGACCGGTTGTCGGTGGATGCGACCTCGCCGGGTGTTATTTATAAGGATTTGCTGGTGATCGGGTCGCGCGTGTCGGAGTACGGCGACGCCGCGCCCGGGCACATACGGGCGT harbors:
- a CDS encoding RNA polymerase sigma-70 factor; amino-acid sequence: MKIDALHNETELLTEIAAGSEKAFATLFHWYRDKVYSAAFRLTHSSFLAEEVVQDIFLKLWVKRESLTAIAGFEDYLFIMTRNHVFSTLKRMARQQQLVDDLQLELPTAENTTYNRMIDLEIEEIVHQAVELLPAQQKQIYLMSKEQELKRDEIAKMLRISSETVKTHLARALRHIRAYSKLKLEITISWLLFFLVK
- a CDS encoding FecR domain-containing protein, with protein sequence MENQRLDELFFRYCEKKITDEEREELMAMLLSDENREQINGLIDQFIRRDGTLHTLSDETAEDILSSIFSATGRCDGENAAGTAPHVEWVAVGEPGDDNGRPLWILKLAAASVVLFLTYAGYRWFNGGTEKKPVAMLHSVYGDDAPAGGNKASLTLADGQTYDLTTITEGNLSGQPGTTIDKSKGEIIYGKNAASDGAIAYNVLRTPLGGQYKIVLPDGSRAWLNAGSSLKYPTTFTANQRSVEMTGEVYFEIEPDKTRPFLVRVLDKNVKGKDMEITVLGTHFNISSYGDEPTMQTTLLEGSVRVKKDAVTKVLTPGQQARVTTDGTAPDISVKTVDTESVVAWKEGRFEFNGNIREIMRQISRWYDLDVRYEGNVERKSFAGTISRKNNVSEVLKMLEMTGGIQFRIEDRKITVKNTD
- a CDS encoding STN domain-containing protein, with product MKFVYKGKTVLWGAYIRLRSRWEAYAVKHRSDFGKVLLTMKLTVLICLIGTLQVLAEDTFAQQVSIKKKDATLLEVLRSVRKQTGYLFICDLGMLDEAGKVDINVTNAPLKEVLDACFAGQPLTYNIVDKTIIVKKGANR
- a CDS encoding TonB-dependent receptor, with the translated sequence MKKPREQASLKEPFSFTSDPVLKERMTELMQNKVNLQTIFDISVSGRVTDEKGEPLAGVNVIQKGTQRGTSTNEQGIFNIDITDADAVLTFSFVGFMSQEVIVGRRSQIDVTLKVDNKALEEVVVVGYGTQKRSDLTGSVSSVKSEEIKNLPVRSVNEALQGRAAGVQVTRSDGSPGGGSDIVIRGVGSIGGMAPLYIVDGIRMSAGNNFNLQDVESIEILKDASAAAIYGAQAAGGVVLVTTKRGVAGSDKMNINFNAYYGVRKPVNLYSMLNTPDYIKAKAAFGVNTGGWGDPATLPDNDWVDQIYRTGSDQSYSLSLSGATAKTNYYLSANYQREGGTIIDNWFERYGIRSNADFKINNRLKVGETLYGWRTGNNPVQTSTFPFRSAPLIPVYDPANPVGGWAKTGTFFTGPNLVGNEYINHAKNIQYALEGNVYLDWEILKGLNFRSTFGASIYSGANYKFTEAYDFGTLKNINAFLSRDLNNSRNLTANFVLTYNKMFGRHEIKAMAGYEAYQSDLSNLHGEAQGFQVITYNLGMTTNPSTYKASGGEFPQTRLLSQFGRINYTFADKYLFTANVRRDGSDRFGPANKWGVFPSFSVGWKMSEEAFVRDNFSQVSNLKLRASYGKLGSTSSIPQYTYQASFGGNGGTNILGLPNGDRSKGYALTAQLPNQNIKWEQVNQTDIGLDIGLFKNALNITADWYSRQTQDMIYQVPVPVSAGFYGTSGVFTNIGQMSNKGIELAVDYRGKAKDFTYSVSANAAFNKNLVKQLSGTNNNPINDGPAGDYLESTVARTQAGKPLSQFYGYIVDGLFQTDSEVAALNQSAREAAAAAGKPTTGVFYQNAGTGAGDLKFRDVNGDGRITIDDKTYIGNPWPKITYGFSLNLGWKGIDLQAMFQGVQGVDVFNGNKYYTQFFVGDYNTTRDIFNTSFFNGNGLTDQPRVGTTDASGNYVRDPNSNYTRISSFVVENGSFLKLRNLQVGYTLPSSLVKQWKMTGLRIYFQAQNLLTFTGYSGLDPEVLGRNGTTARGLDTIYSYPRTRLVSMGIDLNF
- a CDS encoding RagB/SusD family nutrient uptake outer membrane protein; this encodes MKIFHKLLLLVVMSGMFACSDDFVDVENPGALPPSKYPASVADLEQLLTGVYATQHANGLYGHTMLGKNTWLWDHTLDLSWQGTPTWIQMGQNNSQPNDSFLYDTWRELWRGVQRSNTLLASIETYRQKAPNDAAAIDRIKGQALFLRAWYYFHLVSFWGEGFNAATEGAKMGVPIITEVASGLEQTQVPRKTVKEGWDFIIGDLKTAEGLLNGVTWTGATDKYKVSGWAVKAFLGKIYAYQADWTNAKTYLADVVTNSGKSLVTFDVYKDMFNGKNEFTTESLFELNLNVDMTARGGDDQSMGSSVGMVIAPTYVSDNGGQAASAWSNVFPHAKNIARFGFNEGHYFKPGTTSANIANVDPAYITRSLEARKKQTVDPRLWVACYQPYVDSMVVNGRKRPISHYLDITELDMEAWSFRKFTNPNGTEAEINMSSGANFPWLRLADIYLLYAETLTHSGDNARALEYINKVKRRAYGLPVDAPSAVDYKTLSDQTKAGDPVLKNDPLKYERWAELFAEGHWWLDVRRWQIGDKEAAYYQRIRGGAIQWDPTDYAQPIPINEITANVNMRQNPGY